In Streptomyces sp. Li-HN-5-11, the sequence GCGTGGGCCGGTGCCGGGCGGTGCGCAGGAACTCGTCCCGTGAGAAGACCATCGCCCGCTGCTCCGGGTCCCAGGACCACGTCGTGCGGTACTCGTAGCCGGCGATTCCCGCGGGCGAGCGGATGATCACCGCCCGCCCGGCCAGCTCCACGCCGATCACCGCGTCGTCATTGGCGAAGACCTGCACGAGTCTGTGCCCCTCGAACGTGTAGACGCGCACAGCCGTCTGATTGGTGGGATACAGCCGGAAACCCAGCGCCATGTCGTCGCGCCCGTCACCGGTGAGGTCACGGTAGTACGGCTGCATCACGGGACACAGCTTCCGGTCCCGGCCCGTGCCGCAGTCCGCCAGCCGGGCGGTGGTCTCGCGGTACGGCGCGCCGGCGCCCTTGTAGTCGTCGGGGTGGGCGGCGACCTCGGCCCGTACGACGGCCACCGGATCCACCTTGTGGATGTCGTCCCCGGGTGCGGTGACGCCCTTCACCGTCTCGATCTGCACCTCGTCGTACGGCCACGCGGGGCTGGCGGCCGGCTGCAGCGAGGGCCAGAGCCGGGCCGGGCTGATCGCGGTCGGCGTCGCGCCGGCGCCGCGCAGGTCGCCCGCGTCGCCGCAGCCCGCCAGCGTCGCCAGCAGCAGGGCGACGAGCGCGACGACGAGCGCGGGGGCGGTCGAGGGGCGTCTGCGGTACACGGTTCTCCGGTCGGTGGGTCAGGGGCTGAGCGGCCCCGGGGAAATGAGTCACGCCCCCACGCCGTCCGGCACGGCACCTCGCCGCACTGCCGCATCACCCAGGTGCATCCACTACGAGGGTGATGCGGCAGCACGCCGATGCACCGCACCGGACGACGCGGAAGCGCACGCCATTTCCCCGACACCGCTCAGGGCGGCGCCGGCCTCGTACACCCTATTCGTACGGAAGTCCTTTTTATTCGCCGCGTACGAGTGCGGGACGAAACGATTACTCGGCCAGTTCCTCCAGCAGCCGGGCCGTCGGCAGTCCCGCTCGCAGGTAGTCGACGAACAGCTCGTTGTGCAGCGCCCAGGGGGAGCGGCGGGCCCGGATCAGCCGGATCGCCTCCTCGGCGGAGCGTCCCCGGCGGACCAGGGCGTGCGCGACGACCAGACCCGAACGGTTGTACCCGTGGTAGCAGCGGACGAGCACGCGGCGGCCCGCGTCCAGCGCCTCGCAGGCTGCCTGGGCCAGCCGCATCACGCCCGCGAGCTGCGTCCCGTCCAGCGGCCCGTCGGGGATCGGCCACACCTGGTGCTCGACACCGGGGTCGGGCCCGTGCCCGGGCAGTCTGAGCAGCGTCTGCACGAGATCGAACTCGTCCCGCACGACGGCGAACTCCAGCCGCCCCGTGTGCCCGGCGAACTCGTGGCCGCCCATCCACAGGCGGGGCACGATCTCGCTCCACGGGCTGTCCGGGGCCGGTACGTCGGGCTGCTTCCTGCGGGTCCGCAACGGCGCCTCCCCAACTCCGCCCCCCAACCGCTCCTCAAAGGTAGCCGGGTTCTTGCCCTCGGAGCACCCCAACTGTTCCCATGGTCATGAGGGGGTGATGGTGCAATGAGCGGACCAAGCCGACAGCCCGGCCGACTCGGCCCGGACCGCCTTCGCGTCATACCGACCTGGCGCCACGGACAGGAACGGCTGTACGTCTGCCACCCGGACGGGCGGAACGTCGCCTGGTACGACCGCGAGGCGGCCCGCGTCCACCTGCTCAGCGAGGACGAGCGGGAAGACGTACTGCAGGCCCTGGGCCCCTTCCTGACCGGCCCCGTCGCGGTGGGCCCGCCGCCCGTGCCGACCCCCGCCGACCTGGCGCGGCTCAGCCTCCACCCGGACGACGACCTGGCGCCGAACCGGCCCGGCGAGGCCCTGCTGGTCGCCCTCGACCGCGAACCGGCCCCCGTCCACCGTCTCCGCCCGGACCCGCGCCGCCGCGCGCTCACCGCCGAGCAGACGGTCGGGGACGCGCTCGACCGCCTGGACGGCGCCGGCTGGCACACCCTGCACTCGATCCCGCTGCCCGGCGGGGACCGCATCCACCACCTGGCGATCGGCCCGGGCGGCCTGTTCGCCGTCCACGCGCTGTACGCCCGCAAGCAGCGCGTCCAGGTCGCCGACCCCATGGTCACGCTGGGCCGCCACGAGGCACAGCCGCTGCTCCGCCGCGTCCGCTCCGACGCCGACCGCGCCTCCTACGCCCTGACGGCCGAGGTCCACCCCCTGCTGGCCCTGGCCGGCCCGGCCGACCTCCGCGTGACCGCCCCGCCGAGGGGAGTCCGCATCCTGCAGGACACGGACCTGGAGGGCCTGACCCGCATGGGCGGCGTACTGAAGCCGGCGGACGTGGAGGCCCTGCACGCGATGGCCCGGGACCGGGCGACGTGGGGGAGGGTGTAACCCCGCTGACCGGGTGGCCGCGTGCCGCTCACGGCAGCCCGGGCGCGTGCTCGGTGTCCATCAGCGGGGCCATCAGGTCGCCGTAGTCCTGAAGCCGCGGCGCGATGTCCGGCGCCCGGAACTCCAGCCGCCGGGGCGCCCGGCACTCCGCGACCTCCTCCCAGGTCACCGGCGCGGACACCATCGGCTCACCCCGCGCCCGCAAGGTGTACGGCGCAGCCGTGGTCTTGCGCGCCGCGTTCTGGCTCCAGTCGACGAAGACCTTCCCCGGCCGCAGACTGCGCGTCATCCGGTGCAGCACCAGCCGCGGCATGGCCTTCTCCGCCTCCACGGCCAGTTCCTTCGCGTACTCCGA encodes:
- a CDS encoding dual specificity protein phosphatase family protein; its protein translation is MRTRRKQPDVPAPDSPWSEIVPRLWMGGHEFAGHTGRLEFAVVRDEFDLVQTLLRLPGHGPDPGVEHQVWPIPDGPLDGTQLAGVMRLAQAACEALDAGRRVLVRCYHGYNRSGLVVAHALVRRGRSAEEAIRLIRARRSPWALHNELFVDYLRAGLPTARLLEELAE
- a CDS encoding nuclease-related domain-containing protein, with amino-acid sequence MSGPSRQPGRLGPDRLRVIPTWRHGQERLYVCHPDGRNVAWYDREAARVHLLSEDEREDVLQALGPFLTGPVAVGPPPVPTPADLARLSLHPDDDLAPNRPGEALLVALDREPAPVHRLRPDPRRRALTAEQTVGDALDRLDGAGWHTLHSIPLPGGDRIHHLAIGPGGLFAVHALYARKQRVQVADPMVTLGRHEAQPLLRRVRSDADRASYALTAEVHPLLALAGPADLRVTAPPRGVRILQDTDLEGLTRMGGVLKPADVEALHAMARDRATWGRV